In Raphanus sativus cultivar WK10039 chromosome 5, ASM80110v3, whole genome shotgun sequence, the following proteins share a genomic window:
- the LOC108860069 gene encoding uncharacterized protein LOC108860069 isoform X1, which translates to MVATMDLNASPQPEEEEDDEPYVRHLEDGRIESAVEIARREREERRKRMRYDKPTHNSQPLFRDQYYQNRNAQAYDRYKLPQGWLDCPASGHEIGFIVPSKVPLNEAYNNHVPPGSRYSFKQVIHNQRIAGRKLGLVIDLTNTTRYYSTADLKKEGIKHVKIACRGRDAVPDNVSVNAFVNEVNQFVLNLKHSKKYILVHCTHGHNRTGFMIVHYLMRSGPMNVTQALKIFSDARPPGIYKPDYIDALYTFYHEIKPESVICPSTPEWKRSTELDLNGEALPDDDEDGGPAGPVQVSSEETHQVEVKMSNDDVLGDEIPHDQEEGYRQFFYRMLSLNIGGRGCSQFPGSHPVSLNRDNLQLLRQRYYYATWKADGTRYMMLLTMDGCYLVDRSFRFRRVQMRFPFKHPTEGISDKVHHFTLLDGEMIIDTLPDKQRQERRYLIYDMVAINGQSVVERPFYERWKMLEKEVIDPRNHEKARSQIYRYDLEPFRVRRKDFWLLSAVEKILKGFIPSLSHEADGLIFQGWDDPYVARTHEGLLKWKYPEMNSVDFLYEQDESGRGMLFLFERGKKKHMDGNTVVFRDDSDPAEYSGKIVECSWDQDEQVWVSMRVRVDKSTPNDINTYRKVMRSIKDNITEEVLLQEIREIIRLPMYADRIQMDSKAARRR; encoded by the exons ATGGTTGCTACGATGGACTTAAATGCTTCACCCCAacccgaagaagaagaagacgatgagCCCTATGTGAGACATCTTGAAGATGGCAGGATTGAATCTGCAGTCGAAATAGCAAGACGG GAACGTGAAGAGAGGAGGAAACGAATGAGATACGACAAGCCAACGCATAACTCTCAACCACTCTTCCGTGATCAATACTATCAGAACCGGAATGCTCAAGCTTATGATAGATACAAGCTCCCTCAAG GTTGGCTGGATTGCCCTGCTTCTGGGCATGAGATAGGATTCATCGTTCCTTCCAAAGTTCCTTTGAATGAAGCTTACAACAATCATGTGCCTCCTGGTAGTAGATACTCTTTTAAACAGGTGATCCATAACCAGAGGATAGCTGGGAGAAAG CTTGGTCTAGTGATTGATTTGACAAATACAACTCGTTACTATTCTACGGCAGACCTAAAGAAAGAAGGCATCAAGCATGTTAAG ATTGCATGCAGGGGTCGTGATGCAGTGCCAGATAATGTGTCTGTCAACGCGTTTGTCAATGAG GTTAATCAGTTCGTCCTAAATCTAAAACACTCAAAGAAGTATATTCTCGTCCACTGTACACATGGGCATAACCGGACAGGGTTTATGATAGTTCATTATCTTATGCGATCTGGGCCGATGAATGTCACACAG GCGTTAAAAATCTTTTCCGATGCCCGCCCCCCTGGAATCTATAAACCAGACTATATTGATGCTTTATACACATTTTATCACGAAATAAAACCCGAGAGTGTTATTTGCCCATCAACTCCGGAATGGAAGAGGTCTACCGAGCTCGATTTAAATGGTGAAGCTTTACcagatgatgatgaggatggCGGTCCGGCTGGTCCTGTGCAAGTAAGCTCG GAGGAAACCCATCAGGTGGAAGTAAAGATGTCAAATGATGACGTTTTGGGTGATGAAATTCCCCATGACCAGGAGGAAGGTTACCGGCAATTCTTTTATAGGATGCTATCTCTGAATATTGGG GGAAGAGGATGTTCGCAGTTTCCAGGTTCACACCCTGTTTCCTTAAACAG GGATAATTTGCAACTGTTGAGGCAGCGGTACTATTATGCAACGTGGAAGGCCGATGGAACGCGATATATGATGCTGCTAACCATGGACGGATGTTATCTAGTAGATAGGAGCTTTAGATTTCGGAGGGTACAGATGCGATTCCCTTTCAAGCATCCAACTGAA GGCATATCTGATAAAGTGCACCATTTCACATTGCTTGATGGAGAGATGATTATTGATACCTTGCCAGATAAACAGAGGCAGGAGAGAAGATACCTAATATATGATATGGTAGCAATCAACGGTCAATCAGTTGTAGAG CGGCCTTTCTATGAAAGATGGAAGATGCTCGAGAAGGAGGTGATAGACCCCCGTAATCACGAGAAGGCCAGAAGTCAAATCTACCGATATGACCTCGAGCCTTTTAGG GTGCGGAGAAAGGATTTCTGGTTGCTTTCGGCGGTTGAAAAGATTTTGAAGGGTTTCATACCATCACTTTCACACGAAGCCGACGGCCTAATCTTTCAG GGCTGGGATGATCCTTATGTTGCCCGTACCCATGAAGGTCTGTTGAAATGGAAGTATCCAGAAATGAATTCGGTTGACTTTCTGTACGAGCAGGATGAGAGTGGCCGTGGAATGCTGTTTTTGTTTGAAAGAGGGAAGAAAAAGCATATGGATGGGAATACTGTTGTTTTTAGAG ATGATTCAGACCCTGCGGAGTACTCCGGGAAGATTGTAGAGTGTTCGTGGGATCAGGATGAGCAAGTCTGGGTTAGCATGCGAGTCAGGGTCGATAAATCAACGCC
- the LOC130512663 gene encoding serine/threonine-protein kinase BSK6-like isoform X2: MGCICFKPLQSSSSLSNKSTLIDQRENNDDNDGSSCPSFREFSLEQLRVATDGFSAGNIVSEHNEKVPNIVYKGRLKDGRKIAVKRFQRLSWPDSSKFIEAAQAVGRCRSEYMANLIGCCSNGHERLLVAEYMPNGTLAKHLFHWEKRPMKWEMRLKVALHTARALDYCNNKGLHLYHDLNTYRILFDKVGNPRLSCFGLMKSSREGRSYSTNLAFAPPEYLRLGIVMPESVIFSFGTLLLDLMSGRHIPPNHALDMFRGKNYLVLMDSALDGQYSDEDRTELIHLASRCLRFEPDERPSIKFLLMALSRLEKGEELFPNIKVDKNPTLPYTKPATKKKPLRLTPFGEACWRVDLSGIHELLEKLGYGEDVVVTNEFSFEMWTGRMQENTDYKKHGDAAFRAKDFETAIEFYTEFMSGASVVSPTVLTRRCLCYLMCDMFSEALTDAMQAQLASPEGSTALHLQAACLLKLGMVAEAKEALRHGSSLEAF, translated from the exons ATGGGTTGCATTTGCTTTAAACCTTTGCAATCTTCGTCATCTTTGTCTAATAAATCCACCCTCATCGACCAACGAG AGAATAACGATGACAATGACGGAAGCTCATGTCCTAGTTTTCGAGAGTTCAGTTTGGAACAGCTGAGAGTCGCTACAGACGGATTCTCCGCTGGGAACATCGTGTCGGAGCACAACGAGAAGGTTCCTAACATCGTCTACAAAGGGAGGCTCAAGGACGGCCGAAAGATCGCCGTAAAGCGGTTTCAGAGGCTTTCTTGGCCCGACTCTTCCAAGTTTATC GAAGCAGCACAAGCAGTGGGGAGGTGTAGGAGTGAGTATATGGCCAATTTGATCGGTTGTTGCTCAAATGGTCACGAGAGGCTTCTCGTTGCTGAGTATATGCCCAATGGAACACTTGCAAAGCATCTTTTTCACT GGGAGAAACGACCAATGAAATGGGAAATGAGGTTGAAGGTTGCGTTACATACTGCGAGAGCCTTGGACTATTGTAATAATAAAGGACTACACTTGTACCATGATCTTAACACATACAGAATATTGTTTGATAAG GTTGGGAATCCAAGGCTGTCTTGCTTCGGTCTCATGAAGAGTAGCAGAGAGGGGAGGAGCTACAGCACGAACTTGGCATTTGCTCCACCTGAATATTTGCGTCTAG GTATTGTAATGCCAGAGAGTGTCATATTCAGCTTTGGGACTTTGTTACTGGATCTTATGAGTGGCAGACATATTCCACCGAACCAT GCACTTGATATGTTCCGTGGCAAAAACTATTTGGTGCTAATGGACTCAGCTCTGGATGGCCAGTACTCTGATGAGGACAGGACAGAACTAATCCACCTAGCTTCCCGCTGTTTGCGTTTTGAACCAGACGAGAGGCCAAGCATAAAGTTTCTTCTGATGGCTCTTTCAAGACTTGAAAAAGGAGAAGAGTTATTCCCAAACATCAAAGTGGACAAAAACCCT ACTCTACCATACACTAAACCTGCAACAAAGAAGAAGCCATTGCGCTTGACTCCTTTTGGAGAAGCATGCTGGAGAGTGGATCTAAGTGGCATACACGAACTACTGGAGAAACTCGGATATGGAGAGGATGTAGTGGTCACAAACGAG TTCTCATTTGAAATGTGGACGGGTCGAATGCAAGAGAATACAGATTACAAGAAGCATGGTGATGCAGCATTTCGTGCTAAGGATTTTGAAACCGCAATAGAATTCTACACAGAG TTCATGAGCGGAGCATCAGTGGTATCACCAACAGTTTTAACAAGACGGTGTCTATGTTACCTAATGTGCGATATGTTTAGTGAGGCTTTAACCGATGCAATGCAAGCTCAGCTTGCATCTCCAGAGGGTTCAACCGCTCTCCACTTGCAAGCCGCTTGTCTCTTAAAGCTTGGGATGGTAGCTGAAGCTAAAGAGGCACTTAGACATGGCTCTTCTCTTGAAGCTTTTTAG
- the LOC130512663 gene encoding serine/threonine-protein kinase BSK6-like isoform X1 codes for MGCICFKPLQSSSSLSNKSTLIDQRENNDDNDGSSCPSFREFSLEQLRVATDGFSAGNIVSEHNEKVPNIVYKGRLKDGRKIAVKRFQRLSWPDSSKFIEAAQAVGRCRSEYMANLIGCCSNGHERLLVAEYMPNGTLAKHLFHWEKRPMKWEMRLKVALHTARALDYCNNKGLHLYHDLNTYRILFDKVGNPRLSCFGLMKSSREGRSYSTNLAFAPPEYLRLGIVMPESVIFSFGTLLLDLMSGRHIPPNHALDMFRGKNYLVLMDSALDGQYSDEDRTELIHLASRCLRFEPDERPSIKFLLMALSRLEKGEELFPNIKVDKNPVSVSSKTLPYTKPATKKKPLRLTPFGEACWRVDLSGIHELLEKLGYGEDVVVTNEFSFEMWTGRMQENTDYKKHGDAAFRAKDFETAIEFYTEFMSGASVVSPTVLTRRCLCYLMCDMFSEALTDAMQAQLASPEGSTALHLQAACLLKLGMVAEAKEALRHGSSLEAF; via the exons ATGGGTTGCATTTGCTTTAAACCTTTGCAATCTTCGTCATCTTTGTCTAATAAATCCACCCTCATCGACCAACGAG AGAATAACGATGACAATGACGGAAGCTCATGTCCTAGTTTTCGAGAGTTCAGTTTGGAACAGCTGAGAGTCGCTACAGACGGATTCTCCGCTGGGAACATCGTGTCGGAGCACAACGAGAAGGTTCCTAACATCGTCTACAAAGGGAGGCTCAAGGACGGCCGAAAGATCGCCGTAAAGCGGTTTCAGAGGCTTTCTTGGCCCGACTCTTCCAAGTTTATC GAAGCAGCACAAGCAGTGGGGAGGTGTAGGAGTGAGTATATGGCCAATTTGATCGGTTGTTGCTCAAATGGTCACGAGAGGCTTCTCGTTGCTGAGTATATGCCCAATGGAACACTTGCAAAGCATCTTTTTCACT GGGAGAAACGACCAATGAAATGGGAAATGAGGTTGAAGGTTGCGTTACATACTGCGAGAGCCTTGGACTATTGTAATAATAAAGGACTACACTTGTACCATGATCTTAACACATACAGAATATTGTTTGATAAG GTTGGGAATCCAAGGCTGTCTTGCTTCGGTCTCATGAAGAGTAGCAGAGAGGGGAGGAGCTACAGCACGAACTTGGCATTTGCTCCACCTGAATATTTGCGTCTAG GTATTGTAATGCCAGAGAGTGTCATATTCAGCTTTGGGACTTTGTTACTGGATCTTATGAGTGGCAGACATATTCCACCGAACCAT GCACTTGATATGTTCCGTGGCAAAAACTATTTGGTGCTAATGGACTCAGCTCTGGATGGCCAGTACTCTGATGAGGACAGGACAGAACTAATCCACCTAGCTTCCCGCTGTTTGCGTTTTGAACCAGACGAGAGGCCAAGCATAAAGTTTCTTCTGATGGCTCTTTCAAGACTTGAAAAAGGAGAAGAGTTATTCCCAAACATCAAAGTGGACAAAAACCCTGTAAGTGTTTCTTCAAAG ACTCTACCATACACTAAACCTGCAACAAAGAAGAAGCCATTGCGCTTGACTCCTTTTGGAGAAGCATGCTGGAGAGTGGATCTAAGTGGCATACACGAACTACTGGAGAAACTCGGATATGGAGAGGATGTAGTGGTCACAAACGAG TTCTCATTTGAAATGTGGACGGGTCGAATGCAAGAGAATACAGATTACAAGAAGCATGGTGATGCAGCATTTCGTGCTAAGGATTTTGAAACCGCAATAGAATTCTACACAGAG TTCATGAGCGGAGCATCAGTGGTATCACCAACAGTTTTAACAAGACGGTGTCTATGTTACCTAATGTGCGATATGTTTAGTGAGGCTTTAACCGATGCAATGCAAGCTCAGCTTGCATCTCCAGAGGGTTCAACCGCTCTCCACTTGCAAGCCGCTTGTCTCTTAAAGCTTGGGATGGTAGCTGAAGCTAAAGAGGCACTTAGACATGGCTCTTCTCTTGAAGCTTTTTAG
- the LOC108863089 gene encoding phytochromobilin:ferredoxin oxidoreductase, chloroplastic, with translation MELGSSIGPCFKSANPPVLTSRNTNLTLRRRSQRFSFSVSAVSYKDFAESALQETRKRLVLEPSPLQERYSSMTGLDGKTQLEMLAFKSPKIRLLRSMAIENETMQVFDFAGFMEPEYDTPIFCANFFTSANTNIVVLDLNPLHQLTYQTDYQDKYYKNIMSIYHKYDEIFPWGGKLTGESIKFFSPLVMWTRFSSSQEKHKALFTAFLEYYQAWFEMTIQVKEEMEPSQVRANREAQHKYLTWRAQKDPGHGLLRKLIGEAKAKELLRDFLFNGVNELGTKTFIDYFPEYQTEDGAVSDKRSIVGKSFETRPWDSNGLFIG, from the exons ATGGAGTTAGGATCTTCAATTGGGCCGTGCTTCAAGTCAGCAAACCCTCCTGTACTAACCTCTAGGAACACCAATCTCACGTTGAGAAGGAGAAGTCAAAGATTCTCATTCAGCGTCTCTGCTGTTTCGTATAAGGACTTCGCCGAGTCTGCTCTGCAAGAAACCAGGAAAAGGCTCGTTCTTGAGCCTTCACCTCTCCAG GAAAGGTACAGTAGCATGACTGGACTTGATGGGAAAACCCAACTTGAAATGCTTGCTTTCAAGTCTCCAAAGATTAGACTGTTGCGGAGCATGGCCATTGAGAACGAGACGATGCAG GTTTTTGACTTTGCTGGTTTCATGGAGCCTGAGTATGACACACCTATATTCTGTGCTAACTTCTTCACATCTGCCAACACCAACATAGTGGTGCT GGACCTGAATCCTTTGCATCAGTTGACTTACCAGACAGATTACCAAGACAAGTATTACAAAAACATAATGTCCATATACCACAAATATGATGAG ATTTTCCCATGGGGAGGTAAACTAACCGGTGAATCCATAAAGTTTTTTTCACCTTTGGTGATGTGGACCAGATTCTCGTCTAGCCAAGAGAAGCACAAGGCTTTGTTCACTGCGTTTCTTGAATACTATCAG GCATGGTTTGAGATGACGATACAAGTGAAGGAGGAGATGGAGCCATCTCAGGTGAGAGCTAATCGTGAAGCACAGCACAAGTACCTGACATGGCGAGCACAAAAG GATCCTGGACATGGTCTTCTTAGAAAACTAATTGGTGAAGCTAAGGCAAAG GAGTTGCTGAGAGATTTTCTGTTCAATGGGGTGAATGAGTTGGGCACAAAAACATTCATTGATTACTTTCCAGAGTACCAAACAGAAGATGGAGCTGTGAGTGACAAAAGAAGCATCGTTGGGAAGTCTTTTGAAACTCGGCCATGGGATTCAAATGGGCTATTCATCGGCTAA
- the LOC130495015 gene encoding uncharacterized protein LOC130495015: MTKLQDFVFPIKGNIKFKLNHHRRVFDNIFAPERISIQCYLWRCEIPVHDYCSDSHRELAVNGEGIGNAITFIDGKKDPEIFEMSRKILLSKRRRKHCGVPHVAASDICSNPWEQGRVFWRELEPDETKRSWLFISEKDPEGFGIMWLPVHRPIDLPGGCVCQKYWLQPDYIQASGSFRLLRITDCFERFNKAVYWLNFMYHNKVADKGKAVTVGVSSEGKPAKRQHMDPTHIGLPKVLQMDPNYHPPRGSTSLKLNQVQTVPMMGYGKLVHTLDGSYVLVKGKVAQTLPVEVIISHLLGIFEKARAKKLEEYLAQASPEFLIEMLELCDNRMVLFDKDKRKKAEQELLDQNKEMLELCDNRMLLFEKDKRKKAEQELLDQNKEMLELCDNRMLLFEKDKRKKAEQELLDQNKEMLELCDNRMLLFEKDKRKKAVQVQKLLSLVDSISRNCNGKPFADELFHELQELLDQNKEVEALKGYDTMQQVYFRKQVGNKEGEVNDNESGKEKQVSVAD; encoded by the exons atgacaAAATTACAAGATTTTGTGTTTCCAATAAAAGGGAACATTAAGTTCAAATTAAACCACCACCG TCGAGTGTTTGATAACATCTTCGCTCCAGAGAGGATTAGCATACAGTGCTATCTTTGGCGCTGTGAGATACCGGTTCACGACTATTGCTCAGACTCCCATCGTGAGCTTGCCGTAAACGGAGAAGGAATCGGAAACGCAATCACTTTCATCGATGGGAAGAAAGATCCAGAAATCTTTGAGATGTCTCGAAAGATTTTGTTGTCAAAGAGGCGAAGAAAACATTGTGGTGTCCCTCATGTAGCTGCAAGCGATATTTGCAGTAACCCGTGGGAACAGGGGAGAGTCTTTTGGAGGGAGCTTGAACCTGATGAAACCAAAAGATCATGGCTTTTTATCTCTGAAAAAGATCCCGAGGGTTTTGGAATCATGTGGCTACCGGTTCACCGTCCCATAGACCTTCCAGGTGGATGCGTTTGTCAGAAGTACTGGCTACAACCTGATTACATCCAAGCGAGTGGCTCCTTTCGCCTGCTGAGGATAACGGATTGCTTTGAGCGTTTCAACAAAGCTGTCTACTGGCTTAACTTTATGTATCATAACAAGGTGGCTGATAAAGGTAAAGCAGTTACTGTGGGGGTATCATCCGAGGGGAAGCCTGCCAAACGCCAACATATGGACCCTACCCACATTGGCCTCCCAAAGGTGCTTCAGATGGACCCGAATTACCACCCTCCTCGTGGATCAACATCCCTTAAGCTCaatcag GTTCAAACGGTGCCTATGATGGGATATGGCAAGCTTGTTCATACCCTTGATGGAAGCTATGTTTTGGTTAAAGGGAAGGTG GCTCAAACGCTGCCAGTGGAGGTCATCATATCTCATCTCTTGGGTATATTTGAGAAAGCTCGAGCAAAGAAATTGGAGGAGTATTTGGCTCAGGCGTCCCCTGAGTTTCTGATA GAGATGCTGGAGCTATGTGACAATCGGATGGTACTGTTTGACAAGGATAAGCGCAAGAAAGCCGAGCAA GAGctacttgaccagaataaggaGATGCTGGAGCTATGTGACAATCGAATGCTACTGTTTGAGAAGGATAAGCGCAAGAAAGCCGAGCAA GAGctacttgaccagaataaggaGATGCTGGAGCTATGTGACAATCGAATGCTACTGTTTGAGAAGGATAAGCGCAAGAAAGCCGAGCAA GAGctacttgaccagaataaggaGATGCTGGAGCTATGTGACAATCGAATGCTACTGTTTGAGAAGGATAAGCGCAAGAAAGCCGTGCAAGTTCAGAAGCTTCTCTCACTTGTTGATTCCATCTCTAGAAACTGCAATGGAAAACCGTTTGCAGATGAATTGTTCCATGAGCTTCAG GAGctacttgaccagaataaggaGGTTGAAGCGCTCAAGGGTTACGATACGATGCAGCAGGTGTACTTTCGTAAGCAAGTGGGGAACAAGGAGGGAGAGGTGAACGACAATGAGAGTGGGAAGGAGAAACAGGTCAGTGTGGCAGACTGA
- the LOC108863088 gene encoding 60S acidic ribosomal protein P0-2-like codes for MVKATKAEKKIAYDAKLCQLIDEFTQILVVAADNVGSTQLQNIRKGLRGDSVVLMGKNTMMKRSVKIHAENTGNTGILNLMPLLQGNVGLIFTKGDLKEVSEEVAKYKVGAPARVGLVAPIDVVVQPGNTGLDPSQTSFFQVLNIPTKINKGTVEIITPVELIKQGDKVGSSEAALLAKLGIRPFSYGLVVQSVYDNGSVFSPEVLDLTEDDLVQKFAAGISMVTSLALAISYPTLAAAPHMFINAYKNALAISIATEYTFPQAEKVKEYLKDPSKFAVAVAAVSADAGGGASGGAAKVEEKKEVVEESDEEDYGGFDMFGDE; via the exons ATGGTGAAGGCAACAAAGGCGGAGAAGAAGATCGCTTACGACGCGAAGCTATGCCAGCTCATCGACGAGTTCACTCAGATCCTGGTCGTCGCCGCCGACAACGTCGGATCGACTCAGCTACAGAACATCAGGAAGGGTCTTCGTGGTGACTCAGTGGTGCTCATGGGGAAGAACACCATGATGAAGCGTTCGGTTAAGATTCACGCTGAGAACACCGGAAACACTGGAATCCTCAACCTCATGCCCCTCCTTCAG GGAAATGTTGGTTTGATCTTCACCAAGGGTGACCTCAAGGAAGTGAGCGAGGAAGTTGCCAAGTACAAG GTTGGTGCTCCTGCTCGTGTTGGTTTGGTTGCCCCAATAGATGTGGTTGTCCAGCCTGGAAACACCGGTTTAGATCCATCCCAGACATCTTTCTTCCAG GTTCTTAACATCCCAACTAAGATTAACAAGGGTACAGTCGAAATCATCACCCCTGTTGAGCTCATCAAGCAAGGCGACAAGGTCGGTTCTTCCGAGGCCGCCCTTCTAGCCAAACTTGGAATCAGGCCGTTTTCATACGGTCTTGTTGTCCAGTCTGTTTACGACAATGGCTCAGTCTTCAGCCCAGAGGTTCTTGATCTGACAGAAGACGACCTTGTCCAGAAGTTTGCTGCTGGTATCTCCATGGTCACTTCCTTGGCTCTAGCCATCTCTTACCCTACACTCGCTGCCGCCCCGCATATGTTCATCAACGCCTACAAGAATGCATTGGCTATCTCTATTGCCACTGAGTACACTTTCCCACAAGCAGAGAAGGTCAAGGAGTACTTGAAG GATCCTAGCAAGTTCGCTGTTGCTGTAGCGGCGGTGTCTGCAGATGCAGGTGGTGGTGCTTCAGGTGGAGCTGCCAAGGTCGAGGAGAAGAAGGAAGTTGTTGAGGAATCAGATGAAGAAGACTACGGTGGTTTCGATATGTTCGGTGATGAATag
- the LOC108860069 gene encoding uncharacterized protein LOC108860069 isoform X2: MVATMDLNASPQPEEEEDDEPYVRHLEDGRIESAVEIARREREERRKRMRYDKPTHNSQPLFRDQYYQNRNAQAYDRYKLPQGWLDCPASGHEIGFIVPSKVPLNEAYNNHVPPGSRYSFKQVIHNQRIAGRKLGLVIDLTNTTRYYSTADLKKEGIKHVKIACRGRDAVPDNVSVNAFVNEVNQFVLNLKHSKKYILVHCTHGHNRTGFMIVHYLMRSGPMNVTQALKIFSDARPPGIYKPDYIDALYTFYHEIKPESVICPSTPEWKRSTELDLNGEALPDDDEDGGPAGPVQEETHQVEVKMSNDDVLGDEIPHDQEEGYRQFFYRMLSLNIGGRGCSQFPGSHPVSLNRDNLQLLRQRYYYATWKADGTRYMMLLTMDGCYLVDRSFRFRRVQMRFPFKHPTEGISDKVHHFTLLDGEMIIDTLPDKQRQERRYLIYDMVAINGQSVVERPFYERWKMLEKEVIDPRNHEKARSQIYRYDLEPFRVRRKDFWLLSAVEKILKGFIPSLSHEADGLIFQGWDDPYVARTHEGLLKWKYPEMNSVDFLYEQDESGRGMLFLFERGKKKHMDGNTVVFRDDSDPAEYSGKIVECSWDQDEQVWVSMRVRVDKSTPNDINTYRKVMRSIKDNITEEVLLQEIREIIRLPMYADRIQMDSKAARRR, translated from the exons ATGGTTGCTACGATGGACTTAAATGCTTCACCCCAacccgaagaagaagaagacgatgagCCCTATGTGAGACATCTTGAAGATGGCAGGATTGAATCTGCAGTCGAAATAGCAAGACGG GAACGTGAAGAGAGGAGGAAACGAATGAGATACGACAAGCCAACGCATAACTCTCAACCACTCTTCCGTGATCAATACTATCAGAACCGGAATGCTCAAGCTTATGATAGATACAAGCTCCCTCAAG GTTGGCTGGATTGCCCTGCTTCTGGGCATGAGATAGGATTCATCGTTCCTTCCAAAGTTCCTTTGAATGAAGCTTACAACAATCATGTGCCTCCTGGTAGTAGATACTCTTTTAAACAGGTGATCCATAACCAGAGGATAGCTGGGAGAAAG CTTGGTCTAGTGATTGATTTGACAAATACAACTCGTTACTATTCTACGGCAGACCTAAAGAAAGAAGGCATCAAGCATGTTAAG ATTGCATGCAGGGGTCGTGATGCAGTGCCAGATAATGTGTCTGTCAACGCGTTTGTCAATGAG GTTAATCAGTTCGTCCTAAATCTAAAACACTCAAAGAAGTATATTCTCGTCCACTGTACACATGGGCATAACCGGACAGGGTTTATGATAGTTCATTATCTTATGCGATCTGGGCCGATGAATGTCACACAG GCGTTAAAAATCTTTTCCGATGCCCGCCCCCCTGGAATCTATAAACCAGACTATATTGATGCTTTATACACATTTTATCACGAAATAAAACCCGAGAGTGTTATTTGCCCATCAACTCCGGAATGGAAGAGGTCTACCGAGCTCGATTTAAATGGTGAAGCTTTACcagatgatgatgaggatggCGGTCCGGCTGGTCCTGTGCAA GAGGAAACCCATCAGGTGGAAGTAAAGATGTCAAATGATGACGTTTTGGGTGATGAAATTCCCCATGACCAGGAGGAAGGTTACCGGCAATTCTTTTATAGGATGCTATCTCTGAATATTGGG GGAAGAGGATGTTCGCAGTTTCCAGGTTCACACCCTGTTTCCTTAAACAG GGATAATTTGCAACTGTTGAGGCAGCGGTACTATTATGCAACGTGGAAGGCCGATGGAACGCGATATATGATGCTGCTAACCATGGACGGATGTTATCTAGTAGATAGGAGCTTTAGATTTCGGAGGGTACAGATGCGATTCCCTTTCAAGCATCCAACTGAA GGCATATCTGATAAAGTGCACCATTTCACATTGCTTGATGGAGAGATGATTATTGATACCTTGCCAGATAAACAGAGGCAGGAGAGAAGATACCTAATATATGATATGGTAGCAATCAACGGTCAATCAGTTGTAGAG CGGCCTTTCTATGAAAGATGGAAGATGCTCGAGAAGGAGGTGATAGACCCCCGTAATCACGAGAAGGCCAGAAGTCAAATCTACCGATATGACCTCGAGCCTTTTAGG GTGCGGAGAAAGGATTTCTGGTTGCTTTCGGCGGTTGAAAAGATTTTGAAGGGTTTCATACCATCACTTTCACACGAAGCCGACGGCCTAATCTTTCAG GGCTGGGATGATCCTTATGTTGCCCGTACCCATGAAGGTCTGTTGAAATGGAAGTATCCAGAAATGAATTCGGTTGACTTTCTGTACGAGCAGGATGAGAGTGGCCGTGGAATGCTGTTTTTGTTTGAAAGAGGGAAGAAAAAGCATATGGATGGGAATACTGTTGTTTTTAGAG ATGATTCAGACCCTGCGGAGTACTCCGGGAAGATTGTAGAGTGTTCGTGGGATCAGGATGAGCAAGTCTGGGTTAGCATGCGAGTCAGGGTCGATAAATCAACGCC